A region from the Macrobrachium nipponense isolate FS-2020 chromosome 47, ASM1510439v2, whole genome shotgun sequence genome encodes:
- the LOC135204526 gene encoding uncharacterized protein LOC135204526: MGRQLRTRLDLLHPDASQRIERKASENEKPMREPDIGDVVLVRDYRQNTKKGIWTRGVAVLKLGPCTYNVQVDELVSYPDLPLPNEFINTREELGDAVAGAEKNEIPNVEEKEAAAAEKISGNDDSPDRSISELPKLRRSTRQSRPPDYFRM, translated from the exons ATGGGTCGGCAGTTACGCACTCGCCTTGATTTACTACACCCAGATGCATCTCAGCGAATTGAAAGAAAAGCCTCAGAGAACGAGAAACCAATGAGGGAACCCGATATAGGGGACGTGGTACTGGTTCGGGATTATCGTCAAAATACCAAGAAGGGCATATGGACTCGAGGAGTTGCGGTTCTTAAATTGGGTCCATGCACATACAATGTACAAGTGGACG AGTTGGTCAGCTATCCAGACCTGCCATTACCAAACGAGTTCATAAATACTCGTGAAGAGTTAGGCGATGCAGTTGCAGGTGCAGAGAAGAATGAAATCCCAAATGTAGAAGAAAAGGAGGCGGCAGCTGCAGAAAAAATATCGGGAAATGATGACTCACCTGATAGATCGATATCTGAATTACCAAAACTTCGAAGGTCTACCAGACAAAGTAGACCACCTGACTATTTTAGAATGTAA
- the LOC135204712 gene encoding zinc finger protein OZF-like, whose amino-acid sequence MNPGHSLELPLKSETEGALSLPSINQENSNMAVYSGTSDGDFLSLDPLMDIKIEPEEFYESNEDDEYSYEMNSIVNEKHPQTCKKEVKQERRNSHNGEKPFRSTDCEKTFYKKINLTNDITNPTREKFICNDCGKAFSLKYNLIVHMRIHTGEKPFTCKECGKGFSLKNHLTSHMRIHTGEKPYICKECGKAFSQKSSLTCHMRWHTGENPFICNECGKSFYQKPHLTIHMRIHTGEKPFMCKECGKAFSHKSSLTLHMRFHSGEKPFLCNECGKSFYQKPHLTIHMRIHTGEKPFMCKECGKAFPWKDDLTIHMKIHTGEKPYICKECGKAFSHKSSLTLHMRFHTGEKPFLCNECGKSFYQKPHLTIHMRFHTGEKPFMCNECGKAFSQKPDLTRHMRLHTGEKPYMCKECGKAFSHKQSLTHHMTLHTGENPFVCKECGKTFSQKSSLTRHMRIHIGENPFMCKECGKAFPRKDKLTIHLRVHTREKPFMCNECRKAFSNKSSLTRHMRLHTEEEKETT is encoded by the coding sequence atgaatccagGACATTCTTTAGAACttcctttgaaaagtgaaactgaaggtgcattatcactaccttccataaatcaagaaaacagcaaCATGGCTGTCTATAGTGGAACCAGTGATGGagactttttgtctctggatccattgatggacatcaaaatagaaccagaggaattttatgagtctaatgaagatgatgaatattcatatgaaatgaattcaatagtgaatgaaaaacatccacaaacttgcaaaaaggaagtaaaacaagaaagaaggaatagtcaCAATGGAGAGAAGCCTTTCAGATCAACTGACTGTGAGAAaacattttacaagaaaattaatcttacaaatgatatcacaaatcctaccagagagaaattcatatgcaatgactgtgggaaagcattttccttgaaatataatcttatagttcatatgagaatccatacgggagaaaagccattcacgtgtaaggaatgtgggaaaggattttccttgaaaaatcatcttacaagtcatatgagaatccatactggagagaagccatatatatgcaaggaatgtgggaaagcattttcccagaaatcaagTCTTACATGTCATATGAGATGGCATACTGGAGAGAATCCATTCATATGCAATGAATGTGGGAAATCATTTTACCAGAAACCACAtcttacaattcatatgagaatccatactggagagaagccatttatgtgtaaagaatgtgggaaagcattttcccataaatcaagtcttacacttcatatgagatttcattctggagagaagccattcctGTGCAACGAATGTGGGAAATCCTTTTACCAGAAACCACAtcttacaattcatatgagaatccatactggagagaagccatttatgtgtaaagaatgtgggaaagcatttccaTGGAAAGATGATCTTACAATTCATATGAaaatccatactggagagaagccatatatatgcaaggaatgtgggaaagcattttcccataaatcaagtcttacacttcatatgagatttcatactggagagaagccattcctGTGCAACGAATGTGGTAAATCATTTTACCAGAAACCACAtcttacaattcatatgagattccatactggagagaagccatttatgtgcaatgaatgtgggaaagcattttcccagaaaccagatcttacacgtcatatgagattgcatactggagagaagccatatatgtgcaaggaatgtgggaaagcattttcccacaaaCAGAGTCTTACACATCATATGacattgcatactggagagaatcCATTCGTATGCAAGGAATGTGGAAAaacattttcccagaaatcaagtcttacacgtcatatgagaatccacattGGAGAGAAtccattcatgtgcaaggaatgtgggaaagcatttcccaGGAAAGATAAACTTACAATTCATCTGAGAGTCCATACcagagagaagccattcatgtgcaatgaATGCAGGAAAGCATTTTCCAATAAATCAAGTCTTACACGTCATATGAGGTTgcatactgaagaggaaaaagaaacaacatga